In Paenibacillus kyungheensis, the following are encoded in one genomic region:
- a CDS encoding response regulator, with protein sequence MKTQSILFVDDNKMVLTILERWLEEENFHIHMANNPKEALRIIEQHHIDVVVSDLLMPGIDGLAFLTMMKADYPHVVRIILSGHLHTQSMLAAINQVGIFKFLTKPLELTDSLKQIFYEALQQAERNQLAHHAEQQFANHLSAFIIDMMKVTDQPYVLLNHDHLVIAHHHSFAHLYTVGQSLLHPSYDGIQLDSHSLYIPRHELENYQSSICNIRQLTFGDTLLRFIYFH encoded by the coding sequence ATGAAAACCCAAAGTATTCTGTTTGTTGATGATAATAAGATGGTATTAACGATTCTTGAACGCTGGTTAGAAGAGGAAAATTTTCACATTCATATGGCTAATAACCCCAAAGAAGCTTTACGGATTATTGAGCAACACCACATCGATGTTGTTGTATCTGATTTGCTAATGCCAGGTATCGATGGGCTTGCTTTTTTAACAATGATGAAAGCAGATTATCCCCACGTCGTCCGCATTATTTTATCCGGTCATTTACATACACAATCGATGCTAGCTGCGATTAATCAAGTGGGAATTTTCAAATTTCTTACCAAACCGTTAGAACTCACTGACTCGTTGAAGCAGATATTTTATGAAGCATTACAACAAGCCGAACGAAATCAATTGGCTCACCATGCTGAGCAACAGTTCGCCAATCATTTATCGGCATTTATTATCGATATGATGAAGGTAACCGATCAACCGTATGTATTGCTCAATCATGATCATCTGGTTATTGCTCATCATCACTCGTTCGCTCACCTGTATACAGTCGGACAATCTCTGCTTCATCCGAGCTATGACGGTATTCAGTTAGATTCACATTCGTTGTATATTCCTCGTCACGAACTTGAAAATTATCAATCATCGATTTGCAATATCCGCCAGTTAACATTCGGAGATACTTTATTGCGATTTATTTATTTTCATTAA
- a CDS encoding glycosyltransferase family A protein — translation MDKVVILFSTYNNEQTVVDCLRSCMNQHDYQSLHIVVADDGSSDHTVQTIQQLSEESIVPITVLALPHGERGVARVTAIEEAQRLNAKYIFVIDSDMILANQLVSQCTSFLNEHPEVGALVVPEEAYSTATNFFSKVKVFERNVINNAGEQLGKRSIEAARFWRIDAYESTGGFNADQIAFEEIQPTLRYVEEGGEIRRATFTRIYHDEKQVYLNDVLRKKAYYFSVMDRTLSTEEGGLRKALERWYFFRPVLYSRDNLICYLCHPLLTVGMVWMYICLSVLGVTALLQSSSRSAQSLPINENK, via the coding sequence ATGGACAAAGTCGTCATCCTCTTCTCCACGTACAATAATGAACAAACGGTAGTGGATTGTCTACGTAGCTGTATGAATCAGCATGATTATCAATCTCTTCATATCGTTGTTGCAGACGATGGTTCTAGCGATCATACAGTTCAGACGATTCAGCAGTTGTCCGAAGAGAGTATTGTTCCGATCACCGTATTGGCATTGCCTCATGGAGAACGTGGGGTAGCGCGAGTTACAGCGATTGAGGAAGCACAGCGATTGAATGCAAAGTATATATTTGTGATTGATTCTGATATGATTTTGGCGAATCAGCTAGTAAGTCAGTGCACTTCATTTTTGAATGAACATCCTGAAGTGGGGGCACTGGTTGTACCGGAAGAAGCCTATTCAACAGCAACTAACTTCTTTTCTAAAGTGAAAGTGTTTGAACGTAACGTAATTAATAATGCAGGAGAGCAACTGGGTAAGCGTTCGATAGAAGCAGCAAGATTCTGGCGTATAGATGCTTATGAATCAACAGGTGGATTTAATGCCGATCAAATCGCATTTGAAGAAATTCAACCGACATTACGTTATGTAGAAGAAGGCGGAGAGATTCGGCGTGCTACTTTTACGCGTATTTACCATGATGAAAAGCAAGTATATCTGAATGATGTATTACGTAAAAAAGCGTATTATTTCTCCGTAATGGATCGTACTCTTTCTACAGAAGAAGGAGGATTACGCAAAGCGTTAGAGCGATGGTACTTTTTCCGTCCGGTATTGTATTCACGTGACAATCTGATTTGTTATCTATGTCATCCGTTGTTAACAGTCGGAATGGTATGGATGTATATCTGCCTTAGCGTGCTCGGGGTAACTGCACTTTTGCAAAGCAGTTCCCGTTCTGCCCAATCGTTACCTATTAATGAAAATAAATAA
- a CDS encoding glycosyltransferase family 4 protein — MDSINVKKDQITILLLSWRDIRSPKSGGAEIFTHEMLKRSQQNRYRFIHFAPQFAGLPAEEEIDGVTYIRQGNIYSVIGHAIRYYRQHRNEIDYVVNQSNTHQFFTSFWVEPAKRIFFIHQLTREIWYENASFPLNHIGHALEPWMLKLAQKDQTITVSPSTRYDLLQLGFDAKRVHLLPEGIEFEHWQPEQFLPKEEQPTFMYVGRFVKYKGIDLVFQAFGELKKKFPQAKLWIAGRTNEEYVQCALLPIMNQYGLTYGKENDPEVDVIFHGFVSEERKLELMSRAQALVFPSLREGWGLTVTEAAAVGTPSIVSNSPGLVDATDFGKAGYLCFHGDVKGLSEQMERAAMGGEDYAGMRKRAYEYALKFHFNHTGAAFDTFVDHLVKEAQEHGQSRHPLLHVQ, encoded by the coding sequence ATGGATTCTATCAATGTAAAAAAAGATCAAATCACTATTCTACTATTATCATGGCGTGATATTCGTTCTCCCAAAAGTGGAGGCGCAGAAATTTTTACTCATGAAATGTTAAAACGTTCCCAGCAAAATCGCTATCGTTTTATTCATTTTGCTCCTCAATTTGCAGGGTTACCGGCTGAAGAAGAGATCGATGGAGTGACCTATATTCGTCAAGGTAATATCTATAGTGTGATCGGTCATGCGATTCGGTATTATCGTCAGCATCGTAACGAAATTGATTATGTGGTCAATCAATCCAATACACATCAATTCTTCACTTCATTCTGGGTAGAACCAGCCAAACGCATCTTTTTTATCCATCAATTAACTCGTGAGATCTGGTATGAAAATGCTAGCTTTCCACTGAATCATATCGGTCATGCACTAGAGCCATGGATGCTGAAGTTAGCGCAAAAAGATCAGACGATCACTGTATCACCATCGACTCGTTATGATTTGTTACAACTGGGCTTTGATGCCAAGCGTGTTCATTTATTGCCGGAAGGAATTGAATTTGAGCACTGGCAGCCAGAGCAATTTTTACCGAAAGAAGAGCAACCTACTTTTATGTATGTCGGTCGATTTGTGAAATACAAAGGAATTGATCTGGTGTTTCAAGCTTTTGGCGAATTGAAAAAGAAATTTCCGCAGGCTAAATTGTGGATTGCTGGTCGCACAAATGAAGAGTATGTACAGTGTGCATTGTTGCCGATTATGAATCAATATGGATTAACGTACGGTAAAGAAAATGATCCAGAAGTAGATGTGATTTTTCATGGATTTGTCTCTGAAGAACGCAAGCTTGAATTGATGAGCCGGGCGCAAGCATTGGTATTTCCATCCTTACGTGAAGGATGGGGATTGACGGTAACCGAAGCGGCGGCTGTAGGCACACCAAGTATTGTTAGTAACTCTCCAGGGCTTGTTGATGCGACTGATTTTGGCAAAGCAGGCTATCTCTGCTTTCATGGCGATGTAAAAGGATTATCCGAGCAAATGGAGCGTGCCGCAATGGGCGGAGAAGATTATGCAGGTATGCGTAAGCGTGCATATGAATATGCGCTTAAATTCCATTTTAATCATACCGGAGCAGCATTCGATACATTTGTTGATCATCTGGTAAAGGAGGCACAAGAGCATGGACAAAGTCGTCATCCTCTTCTCCACGTACAATAA
- a CDS encoding transporter, protein MISRVRAIFFPFFNVLLNGFNFFFHIAASWYLTGAAYGQANALLALFALLSVLGLSVQLLTAKVVSKEDRTLALKQLPLGALLIKTPIILSLASCIILLMLLPVLRSMLGVDASSLLLLYILVFLHTIVSMTRGDMQGKERMLALNINYYIEVLGKLTVFFILAASGFTLKAVLIGSCAGMLLSLIHGWIFSIRQHRVSSTTAQTHQLSGIWKSLGQDFTDSLITNLFVLFFISIDMIVVQHYFPVQSSGYAIALKYSQLVYYVSYSLIAAFIPKLGANGDNKKGLRQLIGIYSGLMFCAAICVYIGTTFIFPMSIPLLFGKAYQSAEQYLILGGWVYWLFSIVLFFVHVHVLMGRRTFMWGMLAGAILLLISFGSWHTSPQSFLYAELCLYSVLAIYFIIDAWRYLYPRQTIRSNSVQPHDPTILN, encoded by the coding sequence ATGATCAGTCGGGTACGTGCTATCTTTTTTCCTTTTTTTAATGTGTTACTAAACGGATTCAATTTTTTCTTTCATATTGCGGCTAGTTGGTACTTAACAGGGGCTGCTTATGGACAAGCAAATGCGTTACTGGCTTTGTTCGCTTTATTGTCAGTTCTGGGCTTATCGGTTCAACTGTTAACAGCCAAAGTGGTCTCAAAAGAAGATCGAACATTAGCGCTCAAGCAATTGCCTTTAGGTGCATTGTTGATCAAAACACCCATAATATTGAGCCTGGCTTCATGTATTATCCTATTGATGCTTTTACCTGTATTGCGTTCGATGCTTGGCGTTGATGCTAGTTCATTACTACTCCTTTACATACTTGTTTTCCTGCATACGATTGTGAGTATGACCCGTGGTGATATGCAAGGCAAAGAACGTATGTTAGCGCTCAACATTAATTATTATATCGAAGTACTTGGTAAATTGACGGTCTTTTTTATACTGGCAGCTTCAGGATTTACATTAAAAGCTGTATTGATTGGTAGTTGCGCAGGAATGTTATTGTCATTGATACATGGATGGATATTCAGTATTCGTCAGCATAGAGTATCTTCTACAACTGCACAGACCCATCAGTTATCAGGTATTTGGAAGTCACTTGGTCAGGATTTTACAGATAGTCTGATTACCAATCTGTTTGTATTGTTTTTTATTTCTATCGACATGATTGTAGTACAGCATTATTTCCCTGTACAAAGCAGTGGGTATGCTATTGCACTGAAATATAGTCAACTTGTCTATTATGTCTCGTATAGTCTGATCGCAGCTTTTATCCCCAAGTTGGGAGCTAACGGTGATAACAAAAAAGGATTACGTCAATTGATCGGTATCTACAGTGGATTGATGTTTTGCGCGGCGATCTGTGTCTATATCGGAACTACATTTATTTTTCCAATGTCGATTCCATTACTATTTGGCAAAGCCTATCAATCCGCAGAACAATATTTAATACTGGGTGGTTGGGTATACTGGTTATTTTCGATTGTGCTCTTTTTCGTACATGTTCACGTACTGATGGGACGGCGTACATTTATGTGGGGAATGCTTGCTGGAGCTATATTGTTGTTGATTTCATTTGGCTCATGGCATACAAGCCCACAAAGCTTTTTGTATGCTGAACTTTGCTTATATAGCGTGTTAGCTATTTATTTTATTATCGATGCGTGGAGGTATTTATATCCACGTCAGACGATCCGATCCAATTCTGTTCAGCCGCATGACCCTACTATTTTGAATTGA
- a CDS encoding glycosyltransferase family 2 protein: MHGHITIFTDHIRNIDYENVIYFYETSFCDQPDELEMYETARCCIIAYTDPERTVQTANQIRLYFPQMALLLITDVAQPVSDQHLVRITGVGRLRLLYWKDNHSEEMLSEIQSLLYPEYPAKSPHIAFILSVYNEEERFIHVKKFAERLQTFIRSHLVEGSIYVIDDGSLDRTQHLLESLEHSTSMVINRINRNASPLFKAQQLERNTRKAGTYLEGMRTIEADYYVFVDADDSFFIEDIAKMINVVRQGYYDVVIGTKDMTAENRSLVRSIVSFCKRQICRPFLPTGVIDSQTGLKIMSSVAVKRMFPHLKQELGLAVDLEMMFIAKRLQLRVLQIPVKCIDREGSHIEVWKDSARFLRSLIDIWRLDRRVR; encoded by the coding sequence ATGCATGGACATATAACCATTTTTACGGATCATATCCGAAATATTGACTACGAAAATGTTATTTATTTTTACGAAACATCGTTTTGTGATCAACCGGATGAACTGGAAATGTATGAGACTGCACGTTGTTGCATTATCGCGTATACAGATCCTGAACGAACTGTACAAACGGCTAATCAGATCAGACTGTATTTTCCACAAATGGCACTATTGTTAATTACTGATGTTGCTCAGCCTGTCAGTGATCAACATCTCGTGCGCATTACAGGAGTAGGTCGATTGCGATTATTGTACTGGAAAGATAATCATAGCGAAGAAATGCTCTCTGAAATTCAAAGTTTATTGTACCCCGAATATCCAGCTAAAAGCCCGCATATTGCTTTTATTTTGTCGGTGTACAACGAAGAAGAGCGGTTTATTCATGTGAAAAAATTTGCAGAACGGTTGCAAACGTTTATTCGCAGTCATCTGGTAGAAGGTTCTATCTATGTCATAGACGATGGAAGCTTGGATAGAACGCAGCATCTTTTAGAATCGTTAGAACATTCAACAAGTATGGTGATCAATCGAATTAATCGTAATGCTAGCCCGCTTTTCAAAGCCCAGCAATTAGAGCGTAATACACGCAAAGCAGGCACCTATTTAGAAGGAATGCGTACGATAGAAGCTGATTATTATGTATTTGTCGATGCAGATGATTCCTTTTTTATCGAGGATATTGCCAAAATGATCAATGTGGTCAGGCAAGGATATTACGATGTAGTGATTGGCACCAAAGACATGACCGCCGAAAATCGGTCACTGGTACGTTCAATAGTCAGCTTTTGCAAACGACAGATTTGTAGGCCATTTTTGCCAACAGGTGTGATTGATTCACAGACCGGTCTCAAAATTATGAGTTCTGTAGCCGTAAAGCGAATGTTTCCTCATCTAAAGCAAGAGCTTGGACTAGCAGTTGATCTGGAAATGATGTTTATTGCCAAACGATTACAATTACGTGTGTTACAGATTCCTGTCAAATGTATTGACCGCGAAGGTTCGCATATTGAAGTGTGGAAAGATTCAGCTCGCTTTTTGCGATCTTTAATCGATATCTGGCGACTGGATCGGCGGGTGCGTTAA
- a CDS encoding DMT family transporter, whose translation MNPHATSKSPAIPLEILYVIGILAISFSSIFIRWSDAEVSVIGMYRLYFTNLLLLPLAIRYRKELFRIQPKTWLMLGISGLMLALHFLLWMGSLRLTTVASSTVILTLEPIMVVIGSYFLFRTHTNRFMIIGMGMAVIGSVAIGWGDFALSGTALQGDILSFLGTIAVAIHMLISKHIRSHMEALIYNFWVFFIAGSVMALYNLFNDIPFTGYAAKDWGVFWLLAIVPTLFGHYLFNWLLKYMNAGAVSMAVLGEPVFASLLAFWLLGESLTGIQLGAGVLILLGVWVFIRFGKDKTEALVPPDLMATEEEMVEREK comes from the coding sequence ATGAATCCACATGCAACCTCTAAGAGTCCTGCTATTCCTTTAGAAATTCTTTATGTGATTGGTATTCTGGCTATTTCGTTTTCTTCTATTTTTATTCGCTGGTCAGATGCAGAAGTATCGGTGATCGGTATGTACCGATTATATTTCACCAATTTACTATTATTACCGCTTGCGATTCGCTATCGCAAAGAACTATTTCGGATTCAGCCCAAAACATGGTTGATGTTAGGAATTTCAGGCTTGATGCTTGCTCTACATTTCCTGCTCTGGATGGGTTCGCTACGCTTAACTACTGTAGCTAGCTCCACTGTGATCTTGACACTGGAACCCATTATGGTCGTTATTGGCTCCTATTTTCTATTCCGCACCCATACGAATCGATTTATGATTATCGGTATGGGTATGGCTGTTATCGGATCGGTGGCGATCGGTTGGGGAGATTTTGCCCTTTCAGGAACAGCATTACAAGGCGATATTTTATCGTTTCTTGGTACGATTGCAGTGGCTATACATATGCTGATCAGCAAACATATTCGTTCTCATATGGAAGCTTTGATTTATAATTTCTGGGTGTTCTTTATTGCAGGTAGTGTAATGGCACTTTACAATCTGTTCAATGATATTCCGTTTACCGGTTATGCTGCTAAAGATTGGGGCGTATTCTGGTTACTCGCTATTGTGCCTACTCTATTTGGACATTATTTGTTTAACTGGCTTTTGAAATATATGAATGCTGGTGCTGTGTCTATGGCGGTATTGGGTGAACCCGTTTTTGCTTCACTGCTTGCTTTCTGGTTACTGGGCGAATCGTTAACAGGTATTCAATTAGGTGCTGGTGTATTGATTTTACTCGGAGTATGGGTATTTATTCGATTCGGTAAAGACAAAACTGAAGCGTTAGTACCTCCTGATCTGATGGCGACAGAAGAAGAAATGGTAGAGCGAGAGAAATAA
- a CDS encoding restriction endonuclease, producing the protein MNINDMFAQYSLWIYAGIAIIAILIIILVIKSISRRRARIRRQQLDPYRITMQDIDQMEGSEFERYLYHFFTELGYEDTYKTQGSGDFGADLVFTDREGIRNVLQAKCYAEHNKIGLSAVQEIYSSMRYYEADKCIVLTSSYFTKACETLAGVNAVKLLDRNDLIQLIEDFKSNDHEEAMDIIESEPVTLSSPWQQQTNRRSTYRTRKSR; encoded by the coding sequence ATGAATATCAACGACATGTTTGCGCAGTATTCGCTATGGATTTATGCGGGCATAGCGATAATTGCGATATTGATCATCATACTTGTAATCAAAAGTATATCGCGCCGAAGAGCCAGAATACGCCGACAACAGCTTGATCCTTACCGTATTACGATGCAGGATATCGATCAGATGGAAGGATCAGAATTTGAACGCTATCTATACCACTTTTTCACCGAATTAGGATATGAAGATACATACAAAACGCAGGGGAGTGGAGATTTCGGAGCAGATCTGGTATTTACCGATCGAGAAGGAATACGCAACGTACTGCAAGCCAAATGCTATGCTGAACATAACAAAATCGGACTCAGTGCTGTACAAGAAATTTATTCGTCGATGCGTTATTATGAAGCTGACAAATGTATCGTACTCACATCCTCTTATTTTACCAAAGCTTGTGAGACACTTGCCGGAGTCAATGCTGTAAAGTTACTGGATCGCAACGATCTGATTCAATTGATCGAAGATTTCAAGTCCAACGATCATGAAGAAGCGATGGACATCATTGAAAGTGAACCTGTTACTCTTTCTTCCCCCTGGCAACAACAAACAAATCGAAGATCAACTTATCGTACACGTAAAAGTAGATAA
- a CDS encoding NAD(P)H-dependent oxidoreductase produces MKTLIILAHPNLATSKVNKRWHQELLQYPDQVTIHELYQAYPDWNINVAQEQQLLEAYDHIILQFPFYWYSYPPLLKKWLDDVFLYGWAYGSSGNKLNGKKIGLAIAIGNKQENYRPEGSVMFTVEQLLSPFQASMQHIGAIALPHFAMFGASFQATEQQINQSAKDYINYIIEHQSEVARK; encoded by the coding sequence ATGAAAACTTTGATTATATTAGCACATCCTAATCTTGCAACGTCCAAAGTCAATAAACGCTGGCACCAGGAGTTGCTTCAGTACCCGGATCAAGTCACTATTCATGAGTTATATCAAGCGTATCCTGATTGGAATATCAATGTAGCTCAAGAACAACAATTACTAGAAGCCTATGACCATATTATTTTACAATTTCCATTTTACTGGTATAGCTATCCACCGTTACTCAAAAAGTGGTTAGATGATGTATTTTTATATGGATGGGCGTATGGATCGTCTGGTAATAAGCTGAACGGTAAAAAGATAGGCTTAGCGATAGCGATTGGAAACAAGCAAGAAAATTATCGTCCAGAAGGTTCGGTCATGTTTACAGTAGAACAATTACTGAGTCCATTTCAAGCCAGTATGCAACATATAGGAGCTATAGCGTTGCCACACTTCGCTATGTTTGGCGCATCTTTTCAAGCAACAGAACAACAAATTAATCAAAGTGCAAAAGACTATATCAACTACATTATAGAACATCAGAGTGAAGTTGCTCGCAAATAA
- a CDS encoding winged helix-turn-helix transcriptional regulator has protein sequence MKQYHLGIEATLEIIGGKWKALIICLLMLSDKMRTSELQRNIQGISQKVLIQQLRELEQDGLVSRYVYQQMPPKVEYSLTEYGRTANTIIEMMCAWGTENIYIRQQQGEDIELLDNELTQDFKYTI, from the coding sequence ATGAAGCAATATCATTTAGGTATAGAAGCGACACTTGAAATAATCGGTGGGAAATGGAAAGCTTTGATCATCTGTTTGTTAATGTTATCTGATAAGATGCGTACCAGTGAATTACAACGCAATATTCAAGGCATTTCGCAAAAAGTACTCATTCAGCAATTACGTGAGCTTGAACAAGATGGGCTAGTCAGTCGATATGTCTATCAGCAAATGCCTCCCAAAGTCGAATACTCTTTAACCGAATACGGCAGAACTGCCAATACTATTATAGAAATGATGTGTGCATGGGGCACAGAAAATATTTATATCCGCCAGCAACAAGGAGAAGACATTGAACTATTAGACAACGAATTAACGCAGGATTTTAAATACACTATATAA
- a CDS encoding acid phosphatase, translating into MKLSKFKMLGLSLTLSVFAGTVGGHYSHAAEAKDALTPVKPAWGYFVENYKNNTKDHLSVSSNPVIGVLSGFEKLWTPGTTWDSGTAVNHKILDQNIQMVIDIAKKRTASQAQAAYLDDRRNQSYSVMDGLGSLTDVYRKDAGATTTITDVPADATTQKYDDEGNNAGDPNSSLGSVVSLVNKLRGDYSSSNPAKGFYNYKRPFRWDSPALVIPTLVPQIKSDPTSDGGFPSGHTNAAYLSAFAMAYAVPERYQELLTRASELGNNRIVAGMHSPFDVMGGRVMATALSAAILNDPANKELKKQAYQQAQKVLITQTGTAPDRFSDYQANKKMYTERLTYHFPQVSAKDQPVTVPKGAEVLLETRQPYLNDQQRRAVLATTGIPSGYPVLDDAEGWGRLNLFAAADGYGAFMSNVTVTMDAYKGGFNQEDHWRNAIAGKGGLIKKGTGTLYLEGKNTFSGNTTVMQGTLEGTTATAFGRGNVTNQGGTLAEQTTGMWTIDGDFKQNAKGTLELNIGSKADLLKIKGKASYNGKLQLNFTNNFVPANGMKIVISKKSVQHGQFSSITTTGLPKGYSVKAIYTNTSVKLKVSKK; encoded by the coding sequence ATGAAATTATCCAAGTTCAAAATGCTAGGACTATCCCTGACGTTATCTGTATTCGCAGGTACGGTTGGTGGACATTATTCGCATGCGGCAGAAGCCAAAGATGCTTTGACTCCTGTTAAGCCAGCATGGGGTTATTTTGTAGAAAATTATAAAAACAATACGAAAGACCATCTGTCTGTGTCATCGAATCCTGTGATTGGTGTTTTATCTGGATTTGAAAAGTTATGGACACCGGGTACGACATGGGATTCTGGTACAGCAGTGAATCATAAAATTTTAGACCAGAATATTCAAATGGTTATAGATATCGCCAAAAAGCGTACAGCCAGTCAAGCGCAAGCGGCTTATCTGGATGATCGCCGCAACCAGAGTTACAGTGTCATGGACGGTCTGGGTTCACTGACAGATGTGTATCGCAAAGATGCAGGAGCCACGACAACGATTACAGACGTTCCGGCAGATGCAACCACGCAAAAGTATGATGATGAAGGGAACAATGCAGGTGATCCTAACTCCAGTCTGGGAAGTGTTGTCAGTCTGGTGAACAAGTTACGTGGAGATTATTCATCGAGCAATCCAGCAAAAGGCTTTTACAATTACAAACGTCCTTTCCGTTGGGATTCGCCAGCACTGGTTATTCCAACATTAGTTCCACAGATTAAGTCTGATCCTACGTCTGATGGTGGATTCCCAAGTGGACATACGAATGCGGCATATTTAAGTGCTTTTGCAATGGCTTATGCTGTTCCAGAACGCTATCAGGAGCTATTGACGCGTGCTTCTGAACTTGGAAATAACCGAATAGTTGCAGGCATGCATTCTCCTTTTGATGTGATGGGTGGACGTGTGATGGCGACCGCTCTATCTGCGGCGATTTTGAATGATCCAGCGAACAAAGAGTTGAAAAAGCAAGCATACCAACAAGCTCAAAAAGTATTAATAACACAAACAGGAACAGCGCCAGACCGCTTCAGCGATTACCAAGCAAATAAAAAAATGTATACCGAACGCTTAACATACCATTTCCCGCAAGTATCTGCTAAAGACCAACCTGTAACCGTACCTAAAGGGGCAGAAGTATTGTTAGAGACCCGCCAGCCGTACTTGAACGACCAACAGCGTCGTGCTGTGTTGGCAACAACAGGAATTCCTTCCGGTTATCCTGTATTGGATGATGCCGAAGGGTGGGGACGTTTGAATTTATTTGCCGCAGCCGATGGATATGGTGCATTTATGAGTAATGTTACAGTGACGATGGATGCTTACAAAGGTGGATTCAATCAGGAAGATCACTGGCGTAATGCTATCGCCGGCAAAGGCGGTCTGATTAAAAAGGGAACAGGAACGCTTTATCTAGAAGGTAAAAACACATTTAGCGGAAATACAACGGTGATGCAAGGTACACTCGAAGGAACCACAGCGACAGCCTTTGGACGTGGAAATGTAACGAACCAGGGCGGTACACTTGCTGAGCAGACTACTGGCATGTGGACGATTGATGGTGATTTCAAACAAAATGCTAAAGGTACACTGGAACTGAATATCGGAAGCAAAGCAGATCTTTTGAAAATCAAAGGAAAAGCTAGTTATAACGGTAAGCTACAATTGAACTTTACCAATAACTTTGTGCCAGCAAATGGTATGAAAATTGTAATCAGCAAGAAATCTGTGCAACATGGACAATTCTCTTCGATCACGACAACAGGATTACCTAAAGGTTATAGTGTCAAAGCGATCTATACTAATACTAGTGTGAAATTAAAAGTGAGCAAAAAATAA
- a CDS encoding sulfurtransferase: MQNIVSMKWLLARLYEPDMVIVDCRFWLNDKPAGAIAYQAEHIPGSVYLDLETDLSAPVTAHGGRHPLPNVDQLALTLGKAGIHSNSRVVVYDDNKGLNAARLWWMLHYVGHEQVYVLNEGFTTWKNANFPVTSDQPVVIPTTFVPNVQPELLADIEEVRQVSQAYISAESTSSAQTQDNASLPVLIDSREHKRYLGLEEPIDSKAGHIPGAVNYFWLDIQHGEEDQYDDVEQLEKHFAGLDKEQPIIVYCGSGVSACPNVLALNEAGYKNVKLYSGSWSDWISYEENLVATGEEK, translated from the coding sequence ATGCAAAATATAGTATCAATGAAATGGCTACTTGCTCGCTTATATGAACCGGATATGGTGATTGTAGATTGTCGGTTCTGGCTCAATGACAAACCTGCTGGGGCTATCGCTTATCAGGCAGAACATATTCCGGGTTCAGTCTATCTCGATTTGGAAACAGATTTGTCGGCTCCTGTTACAGCACATGGTGGTCGCCATCCGTTACCTAATGTAGATCAACTGGCACTCACTCTTGGCAAAGCTGGAATTCATTCAAATAGTCGTGTCGTGGTGTATGATGATAACAAAGGTCTTAATGCTGCTAGATTGTGGTGGATGCTTCATTATGTAGGACATGAGCAAGTGTATGTATTAAACGAAGGATTTACCACTTGGAAAAATGCGAACTTCCCTGTCACTAGCGATCAGCCTGTTGTGATTCCAACCACTTTCGTTCCAAATGTACAGCCTGAACTGTTAGCAGATATTGAAGAAGTTCGTCAGGTGTCTCAAGCTTATATTTCGGCAGAGTCTACTTCTTCTGCTCAGACGCAGGATAACGCTTCTTTGCCTGTACTGATTGATTCTCGTGAACACAAACGTTACTTGGGACTGGAAGAACCGATTGATTCCAAAGCTGGTCATATTCCTGGAGCAGTCAATTATTTCTGGTTAGATATTCAACATGGTGAAGAAGATCAATATGATGATGTGGAGCAGTTGGAAAAACATTTTGCAGGATTGGATAAAGAGCAGCCGATTATTGTGTATTGTGGTTCTGGGGTGTCGGCTTGTCCGAATGTGTTGGCGCTGAACGAAGCTGGGTACAAGAATGTGAAGTTGTATAGCGGGAGTTGGAGCGACTGGATTAGTTATGAGGAGAATCTGGTGGCTACTGGTGAGGAAAAGTAG